Proteins co-encoded in one Quercus robur chromosome 8, dhQueRobu3.1, whole genome shotgun sequence genomic window:
- the LOC126695683 gene encoding 14-3-3-like protein D isoform X1: MASRSNLVYNAKLAEQAERYDEMIEAMKNVAKLDVELTIEERNLLSVGYKNVIGARRASWRILTSIEQKEEAKGNEYHVKQIKEYRQKIESELSVICNDIMTVIDEHLIPSASAVESTVFYYKMKGDYYRYLAEFRTGNEKKEAADQSKKAYETASTAAEADLPPTNPIRLGLALNYSVFYYEIMHSPERACYLAKEAFDEAIPELDNLSEDSYKDSTLILQLLRDNLTLWTSEIPEDGEDAQRINGTAKVGGVEHAE, encoded by the exons ATGGCTTCCCGCTCGAACTTAGTTTACAACGCCAAGCTCGCCGAGCAGGCCGAGCGCTACGATG AGATGATTGAGGCAATGAAGAATGTTGCAAAGCTTGATGTTGAGTTGACAATCGAAGAGAGGAACTTGCTCTCTGTTGGGTATAAGAATGTGATTGGTGCTAGGAGAGCATCATGGAGGATCCTAACCTCAATAGAGCAGAAGGAAGAAGCAAAAGGAAATGAATACCATGTGAAGCAGATTAAGGAGTATAGACAGAAGATTGAGTCAGAGCTATCAGTCATTTGTAATGATATAATGACAGTGATTGATGAGCATCTTATTCCTTCAGCTTCTGCTGTTGAATCAACGGTGTTTTACTACAAGAT GAAAGGAGATTATTATCGATATCTTGCTGAGTTCAGGACTGGTAATGAGAAGAAAGAGGCTGCTGATCAGTCAAAGAAAGCTTATGAG ACTGCTTCCACTGCAGCTGAGGCTGATTTGCCCCCTACAAATCCCATTCGATTGGGTTTGGCATTGAATTACTCAGTTTTCTATTATGAGATCATGCATTCACCTGAAAG GGCCTGCTACCTTGCAAAGGAAGCTTTTGATGAAGCTATCCCAGAGCTTGACAACCTCAGTGAGGATTCGTACAAAGATAGCACCTTAATTTTGCAGCTTCTTAGGGACAACCTCACCTTGTGGACTTCTGAAATCCCAGAGGATGGAG AAGATGCCCAGAGGATTAATGGCACTGCCAAGGTTGGCGGGGTGGAACATGCAGAG TGA
- the LOC126695683 gene encoding 14-3-3-like protein D isoform X2 — MASRSNLVYNAKLAEQAERYDEMIEAMKNVAKLDVELTIEERNLLSVGYKNVIGARRASWRILTSIEQKEEAKGNEYHVKQIKEYRQKIESELSVICNDIMTVIDEHLIPSASAVESTVFYYKMKGDYYRYLAEFRTGNEKKEAADQSKKAYETASTAAEADLPPTNPIRLGLALNYSVFYYEIMHSPERACYLAKEAFDEAIPELDNLSEDSYKDSTLILQLLRDNLTLWTSEIPEDGDAQRINGTAKVGGVEHAE, encoded by the exons ATGGCTTCCCGCTCGAACTTAGTTTACAACGCCAAGCTCGCCGAGCAGGCCGAGCGCTACGATG AGATGATTGAGGCAATGAAGAATGTTGCAAAGCTTGATGTTGAGTTGACAATCGAAGAGAGGAACTTGCTCTCTGTTGGGTATAAGAATGTGATTGGTGCTAGGAGAGCATCATGGAGGATCCTAACCTCAATAGAGCAGAAGGAAGAAGCAAAAGGAAATGAATACCATGTGAAGCAGATTAAGGAGTATAGACAGAAGATTGAGTCAGAGCTATCAGTCATTTGTAATGATATAATGACAGTGATTGATGAGCATCTTATTCCTTCAGCTTCTGCTGTTGAATCAACGGTGTTTTACTACAAGAT GAAAGGAGATTATTATCGATATCTTGCTGAGTTCAGGACTGGTAATGAGAAGAAAGAGGCTGCTGATCAGTCAAAGAAAGCTTATGAG ACTGCTTCCACTGCAGCTGAGGCTGATTTGCCCCCTACAAATCCCATTCGATTGGGTTTGGCATTGAATTACTCAGTTTTCTATTATGAGATCATGCATTCACCTGAAAG GGCCTGCTACCTTGCAAAGGAAGCTTTTGATGAAGCTATCCCAGAGCTTGACAACCTCAGTGAGGATTCGTACAAAGATAGCACCTTAATTTTGCAGCTTCTTAGGGACAACCTCACCTTGTGGACTTCTGAAATCCCAGAGGATGGAG ATGCCCAGAGGATTAATGGCACTGCCAAGGTTGGCGGGGTGGAACATGCAGAG TGA